TCTGGCTCTATAACATCCAGAGAATCTGGCTTCGTGGTCTTCTCCAGCCTTCCAAGTCAGCTACATCAGGGTGAGGGTCTGGGAATGTGGGATTCCTCCTGACATCCAAGatatgcagtggcaccatcatccTTGGATTCTACTTTttgaatatgttttgttttaaccATGCTGGTTTTATTCATATAAAGCAGCACCGAAAGAGTTCTCCTAGAGCCCTTTAGAGCCTCCCAGACAAACAGAGCTTCTGTACACTTGATTCCAGACCTCCTCCTTGCTCTCAAAACATCAGATCCCTCCAGAGTTTCTCTCAGGAGAGAGACTGAGCGGAGTTCCCCTCCCGTGGGTTTCTGGCCTGCATCAGGCCGCTGAGCAAGGCTGAACCACAGCAGAGTGATGTGATCTCACTTTCAGGTCCGGTTTCAAAGCACATATTCAAGTTTCTGATTCTGCCACAGCCACACATATCTGAGTCTTCATCTTCCTTCTCTGCCTTAAGCATTTCAGTCTATCCAGCCAATATCTCTCtttctcatacacacacagacatacactcaTACTCTCATTCATCCTCTATTTCATAGTtcaaaaaaaacatcaaaattaagGATGTCCCTGTGACAAGAAAGTACATACAAAAGAAGTGAGAGCCTGCGTTTGTGAAACCGCCTGCATTCAGGGCTCTTTGGGACCATCCTCCTCTTTACAGGTCTGAGGGCTGCAATAAATAGTGCTCGTCAGAGACTTATTCTGAGACAGACTCACAATAAGAAGTGCATACATTTAATAGAGCAGCTGTGTTGGTCTGCGTCCCTGCAGGGGTGTGGGAGGAGACTGGCATTCATCCACTGCTCTGGAAAGGCTGTGCCAACAGCACCAAAAAAAGCAAGGAAGTTCCCAGTGCCGTGGGCAGCGCCCAGCAGGCATGAGGTCCACCGACTGGACCAGTCTCCTCACCCACACACTGGCCACAGTCATCAAGGGGCTGCCCACCAACACTGTGTCCACGTGTGGGGCCTCCAGCCTCTTGGAGATGAGATGGGCTGTGTGGAGGATTCCCCAAAACCCTCCCACCAGAACATCCAGGAGGGGCTCCGCCTAGAGGGAGTCCTTAGAGTGGGGGTCGGGGGGAGCAGGAGCCATCCTGGGCAACCCGAAGCTCCTCGGGGAGAAGGACATCAAGACTTTGAGGCCAGTGGAggccacccccaccaccacacagGAAGGAAGAGCCTAGGCCTCTGTGTCCTTAAGGAGAAAAATTCTGCCATCCAGGCAAGGGAGGCACCACTTTACTTCCCATTGGGGCTTCACTTCCCGTGGGGCCTCTGGGTGGTATTTAGCAAGCAGAAATACAGAACActcagttacatttgaatttcagataatcaGCAAATACTGTGTCTATGTAAATATGTCCCACATACTGCATGGGGTATACTTAAGACTAAAACGTTATTTgctatttatctgaaatttaaatagaACTGAGTatcttgtttttgtctttttttttttttcctttttgtggagaacggggtctcgctatattgcccagacaggtctcaaactcctgggctcaagctatcctccagcctctgcctccctaagagtggagattacaggcgtgagccacagtgcccagcctgggcaTCTTGTTTTTACCTGGCAATTCTCCCTTCTTTACAGTCTCCGATCTGGCCAGGCCTTCCCAGGTGAGGGTTTATTTTGTGTGCTCTCAAGCAGAAATGTGTTCATTTCAGATTCCCCTGGGATTCCTGGTGAAAAGGCAAAGGTCTCAGGCTGCATCTGTTGAATATCTCTGGGGGTGCTGCCCAGAATACACATTTTATCAAGTTGTTATCTAAATGGTTctgatatatatttgtattagttGTCTATTGCTTCTGAACAAATTACCCTAAAAATAAAGGCTGAAAACCACCAATATTTATCATCTTATAGTTTACATGGGTGAGGACTCTGAGACTGACTTGACCTTATGATTCTGGCTGGTGGTCTTTGATGGCACTACCAGCAAGCTGTTTGTCTTCTCAGGCCTTCACTGGTGCTAGGGattctgcttccaagctcaccTATCTGTCCCTCAGCAGGCCTGGGGTCCTTGCTGGCCCATGGCTGGAAACATCAGTTCCTCACCACAGGGACCTGTCTGTGGGGCTGCTCACTGAGCTTGGCATCTGCCCTTTCCCAGGGTTAgaaatgggagggagggagggagggagaaaggaaaagagaaagagagagaagtgagaGCTGCGGGTGAACCACAAACACAAAGGGAGCCCTCAAGACAAATCTACtcaagggaggagggaagagaatttCCCAAGAGCAGGAATGGCAAGAGGCCGGAATCCGCGGGGCCGTCTTAGGGGCTGGCCACCTCGATGTTCAGGTTTGGAAATGACTGCTACAGATCGGTCCTTGACACACCGCAACCAAGACCACACTGTGAAAAGATGGATGCagtgtctttctttccttatttttccttgcttccctcctcctccccgtcCACCCTTTGGTGATCTGAGACAATAACAATGAGGAGATATAAAGAagtgaagaggaaaaagaaatcaaaatagcaACCTTAGGAGACtaagagtacattttaaaatgcttgcaAATGCTGTTTGGGTAGAATGAAACTATGCAAACCCCATGCCTATACAGCTACATCCTAAAGTGTCTTAGCACTCAGTGTGGTTCTTGGAAAATCTCCTGTCAGTACTAATGAAAACATGGAAGTAGGGTGACCAGTTGTCTTAGTTTGGCCACGACTCTCCCATGTCTGGGCAAAACAATATGGTTGGTGACAAGGAGCCAATAAGTAATTGCATCAGCCACTCTGACCCCATCTAGAGCCTGAGTGGGTCAGCCTTGTGATGGAGTGGAGAGGACACAGGCTTTAAGCTGCAGGCCCAGTATGTGCCTTTAGCTGTGGCCTTAAGCTCTTGCCTCTAGAAAACAGGAACCATGCATCTGCTTGGTAGAGCTTAAATATAATGATACACAGGGGAGTGCCTTGTAAACTGAGAGGTGTCATCTCGATTTTGAAAAGAGCCCCTCTTGTCAAGGAAGGTGAGACTGGAGATATCACCCTTTGCGCTTCTGCAACCAAGTCTGACATTTTCTCTTTCACACAGGCTGGCCATGCTGCCCTCCTAGAAAGGTGAACACAGCCCACAAAAGCCATATTACACtcgtttaattttcattttaatttgtaatataACCCCAAATTGATGTCTACTAATCCCTCCAGAAAATGCTAATCTCCCCAAAAGAACAGTCATCTCTATTGTATACTCAGTGAAGTTTCCGGGGAAATCTGAACAAAGTCCTGATGTGAAAGATGTGATTCATCATTCACAGCCCTGGAGGCGTGACTCTCTCCGCTCAGGGAGAGAGCTAGCCCGGCAGCGCTCTTCCCTTTCCCCCCTTCCACTGCCATTCCTCAAGGTTTGGGAGCTGTTTTTGTCGCTGTTTGTGAAAAAGGCAGTAATATTTAAATCCTGTTAAAGTGTTCatcccctctctttttttccttctgtctttacTAGTTCTGGGCATAAATATGCAGGCCTGCACATTTATATCACCTGAAATCTCTAACTCAAAATGGCAATACCACTTTGATTAAACtccctttttctttgagatgggccaattgcaagaatggccataattctCTTCTATAATGATTCTGTCCATCATTCTCTTCCACCCACCCCTGGGCCCTGGAGGTGAGTCTCGGGCACCCAACAAAGACCTTGGGCTGATTATGATGCAGAGGAAAGATGAGCtctttctgttctgttccctgCACTTTGCAGTGACATGACCTTGAACCTCTCTCAGTCTTAATGGGGAGAAAGATATCTGGCTGCCCTATGGCATCAAGTGTTTGTAAGgatcaaataaacaaaatgagtaGCACTGAAAGACCTTTCAAAACAGAGTGCCATATAAAGAGAAGGTGGTCAGTTTATTCATTAGAGTCCTTCCCATTGCTACACTTCAGATATCTGGCCAGCTGAGTATTCCAATAGGATTATTATTTGCATTGGTTACTGGGTGAGAATTTCTGCTCACTGACCTTGGCAATTAcctaataattaaattaaattatttaaatttaaatgactgGCGGTAATTTTAAAACGTTCACAAAGCTGTTGCCTCATGCTTTTGGTTTTATCGTTTTAACACTTGAGAGGCTGATTTTTGGCCGGTCCGACTGCAGTAGTGTTTACAGCTAACTGATCACAACCAGGTACAGATGTCCTTATTCCTTCTCAACTCCCCCGCTTCACTTgataagcctttaaaaaaaaaaaaaaaaaggctaaatttTGCCCTGCGCTTTAGGCACACCACCATGAAGACCAGTTTCCAAAGTATGTCCTTTCCCTGACATTCAAGATGGTGCTATTTCAGTTTACACAGAATTTAGCTTTTAggttttgttgtcgttgtttagacaaagtttcgcttttgttgctcaggctggagtgcaatggtacaatcttggctcacctcatcctccacctcccgggttcaagcgattctcttgcctcagcctccagagctttTAGTTTTCTACCATTTCTATACAgatatggaatatttttaaaacctatttttgCAATCAGCAGTTCTACCTCAATAAAATTGacttaaaaatgagccaggcttaGCTAATCTTAAACAAGTACCATAATTAAAGAGAAGATTAGAAAGACACTCTCCCGCCCTGGTTCCCTTAGTTGCAGGCAAGCTGGTAGTTAAGACAAAAGTAAAACATTATCACCATGtcaaaagaaatgaggaaagaaaaaaataaaggttcaCCTACAGTCCTACCAGCCTGCTACCACAAGTGGATgcactgaaaatgaaagaaagtaaacTGCTTCATTAACAGGATTctcctgaaagaaagaaaaaggggctgggtgcggtggcttatgcctgtaatcccagcactttgggaggatgaggtgggtgaatcacgaggtcaggagatggagaccatcctggctaacacggtgaaaccctgtctctactaaaaacacaaaagattagccaggtgtggtggtgggcacctgtagtcccagctactcgggaggctgaagcaggagaaccctctgaacttgggaggtggaggttgcagtgagctgagatcacaccactgcactccagcctgggcgacagaaagagactccatcccccccaaaaaaaaaatgatgggagGGTTTGGGTTCAAAGACTCAACCTTATCCTACAGCACTTTTTCATCTTTCCAGGGCATTTGGGGAGTGGGAGTTAAGGTCAGTACCCTGCATAATAGCTCTCAGCAAATTCTTGATGGAGCTAGGCAAAGATGTCCTGACAGTTAATTTTTCATGTCAATTTGGCTGGGCCagagtgcccagatatttggtcaaacattattgtGGGTGTTCCTGGTGAAGGTGTTTTTAGATGACATTAGCATTTAAACTGGTTGAGTTTCagtaaagcagatggccctccATTACGTCTGCTAAGCCTCACCAATCAtctgaaggcctgaatagaacagaaGGCTGACCACTCCTGAGCAACAAGGAATCTGCTGGCAAACAGCCTTCAGACCTCAACTGTGACATTAGCTCTTCACTGAGTCTTCAGCTGTTGGCCCACCCTGTAAAATTTGGGACTTACCAGCCTCCGTCACATGAGCCAACTCCTTAAaatcaatttctctctctctctctgcacatcctattgtttctgtttctttggggAACCCTGACTAGCAGAGATGTAAAGCAAAAAGAACTTTACACAACAGGGTAAGAGTCTTTGagccggccaggcgtggtggctcatgcctataatccaagcaatttggaggccaaggcgggcagatcatctgagatcacgagttcaagaccagcctgaccaacatggtaaaaccctgtctttaaaaaaaaaaaagagagagagagtctttgAGCTATTTCCCTCCTCCATAGTAAACTCACACACAGACATGACTtttaggctgagacaggagcttTCACTATTTCAAGGACATTGACTAGTGGAGCACCTGTTAGAAGTCTGCAGCCCTGTCCTGCTGGAAGCCAGAAAGCTGGATTGAGTCCCCTTCCCACTGCTTACTGGCTGGGGGGGCCCAATTGAGTCACTCAATTtctttcagcctcagtttcctcatcagacAAAACAGAAAGCTCTTTGTAAACACTGCTATAGAATTTCTGATCATATTTTTACTtaccatatttctttttatttttttgagacagagtcttggtctgtctcccaggctggatcacagtggcacaatcttggctcactgcaacctctgcctcccaagttcaagtgattctcttgcctcagcctccaaagtagctgggattacaggcaccaccatgactggctaatttttttgtatttttagtagagatggggtttcaccacgttggtcaggctggtctcgaactcctgaccttgtaatctgcccgcctcggcctccaaaagtgctgttattacaggcgtgtgccaccatgcccaacccttaCCATATTTCTTAAAGCAGTAGTAATAGCTAACATTAGAGGACTTTATATTTGCCAGGCTTTGTGCCAAAAAgattcattatctcattttaatctGTCCAACAACCCCATGAGGTGCATAGTACCTTGTctccactttacaaatgaagaaactgaggttgagAGAAGTTAAGCTGCCTGCTGAGGTCACACTGCTAGGATGCAGCAGAGCTGAGGTCTACACCTGGTCTGTCAGAATTAGGGAGCGTTCTTCCTAGTGATTAGCTCTGTAACTGCAGACAGTTATTTAACCACTTTAAGTTCTGATATTCTTGTATGTGCCATGGGATACCTGCCCATCTCCTAAGCCTGTTGTGACAATTCAGGGGATGACATTTGGGAGTGATGTCTAGCACACTGTGTGGTGTGCACTCAGAGTGAGATAGGAATTTCTGTTATAGGCACTTGGTATGCACCGAATTTTTGTGGCCTCCCCAGAATTcctatgttaaaatcctaacctccagtgtgatggtattaggaggcagGGTCTTTGGGAGGTGCTCTTCAATGGTATCAGTCCCCttataaaaagacacaggaggctgggtgcagtggttcatgctgtaatcccagcactttgggaggccgaggtgggcagatcatgaggtcaggatgtcaagaccatcctgcctaacatggtgaaaccttgtctctactaaaaatacaaaaaaaataagctgggcatggtggtgcatgcctgtagtcctagctactcaggagaattgcctgaacccgggagttggaggttgtggtaagccgagatcacaccactgcactccagcctgggtgacagagccagactctgtctcaaaaaaaaaaagacacaggagcttgctctctctcctctctctgccaagtgaggacacagcaatTACACGCCCTGCTGTAAACCAGGAATAGGGCCCACGCTAGACACCAGATTTGCAGGCACCTTCATCTTGGGCTTTCCAGCCTCACGAACTGTGAAAAAGTTAACAACgaaatttctgttgtctaagtCAGCAGTTTCCAACCTTTTTGCCactagttttgtggaagacaatttttccacagactggtgGTGGCATTAAAGGCTCATAAGGAGCAGGCGACCTAGATccttcacatgcacagttcacaatggAGTTTGCGCTCCTATGAGAATATGACTcggctgctgatctgacaggaggcagggcCCACTGAAGTGCTGCAGGGCAGGTCCTAATAGGCCACGGATGAGTAGCAGTTCTCGGCCcaagggttggggacccctggtctaagacacccagtctggagtatatGTGTTATAGCTGCCCAGGTTAAGACAATATCCCATGTCCCAAAACACCAGTCCCTTTACAGAGGATAATTTAATCCCATGTGCCAACAGGAAAGCAGCCATGTTTGCTGGAAATTAATGACTACTCTGTCAAAGTTAACAAAaccttgttttagaaaatatttttcatgataaGAGTAGATaaatttgaataaatgtttaaCGTTAAGTCTTTTGTGAAGTAAATACCTTCTTCTTGAATATATTTATGAGACGGTTATAGAGTCTAAACTACTCTATAATTCAGTATTTGACATAGCAAACAATCCTtaaaatgctgatgaaataaatacatctcatacttttaatttttaattttatttatttgagacagagtctgttgcccgggctggagctcagtggtacaatcttggctcacggcaacctttgcctcccaggttcaagtgattctcgtgcctcagcctcctgagtagctgggattacaggcatgtgccaccacaccctgctaatatCTCATTCCTTTAAAATACAGCTGTAAGGTTATCATCTTAGTTTGTTAGGGCTGCAATAACAAAGTGAACAGACTATGTGAACCAAAGGCTAACTGCACCTCTCCCATCTTCTAAGAAAATCGCACTGGTACCCGAGAGAGGAAAGCACACAGAACCAGGAGCAGCTACTGAACCAGTCACAGCAAGTGGTTACTTAGCCAGCAAAGCACACCATGAGGGAAGGAGAGAACTTCAGAACTTGGGGAAGGACAGATGGGCCTCAGGATCCTGATACATGGGGTATGgatgagagagggaaggaaagatggCCCTAGAGAGAATTCCTGTTTCCCCAGCTTtgctctcctttcccctccttttcCCTTGACCTCCCCCAGTCAAGCCACATGGCCATTTCTGAGTCACAGATGCCACCTCCAATCATCCCAGCAATGGATCCTTGTCAGCTTTGGCGCTTTAATATTGGGGCTCACATCCGCTCCTTCATTCAGTAGTGACAACCTGCGGACATTAGGGCAAGCCCTTTTCTTTTacatctgtgtccaaattttgctacatctcccttccctccccaccttcacttccctccctccttccattaGTCTTGATGAAAAGGTGACTTTTTTTCCACAATCAATCTGCCTGTGCTCAGGTTCCCATTCCTTCCCTCCAGGATCCTCCACCCCTCGTTCCATCAATTATCCACCCCCTAGTCACCCCTGTTTATCTTCAACCACAAGCTCCCCTCCCCATGCACTTCTACAAGCCTCTCCaccctgtccctctcctatttcacACCAAACTTTAGGAAATAAGCTACTACTCCTTTTCCACTCTTTTGCCCCACTCTCCATTCATGtctactcatttttgtattcccTGTAAAAGAATCTGGTGCTCATATTGTAGGTGTTCGAGGAAAGACAGGTGGATTGGATTAATTATGGAACGGGATAGTCAAATATTCCCAAGCAGTAAGTGCAAGGATGGTGCAAGATGCAAAGAAGATGCCATTCttgtctctttttgtttgttttttttttagacggagtcttgctctgtcaccaggctggagtacagtggggcaatcttggctcactgcaacttccgcctcctgggttcaagcgattcttccgcctcagcctcctgagtagctgggactacaggcgcgtgccaccatagccggctaatttttgtatttttagtagagatgtggtttcaccattttagccaggatggtcttgatctcttgaccttgtgatccgcccacctcggcctcccaaagtggtgggattacaggtgtgagccacggtgctggGTCCTGTTTTTGCCTTAAAGGAGGTGGCCATGGAATCTGCgagataaaatagacaaaaaacaGTCAATAGAGCTACACTGTAGACAAACAGAAGAGTCTTTAAAATGCAGGCATCTGGAGAGAGGCCCCCAGGGACTGGAGTAACAGCTTCCTGACCCCTAGTGCTTATGTGAATGCAGATAAAGTCCTAGGTAAGTTATAGTACAGTGCAAGGACCGACCCTGGGCCACAACTGGGACTTACACAAAATGATGCCTGTGGTGAACATATGGGATCCTCTATTGTTCAATTTGGACAGTGTCCCTGGAGGGAGGAAGTAGCAGTGGACAAACGGGTCAGTGCCATGGACAGCTCAGCTCAGTGTGAGTCAGTGTGGAGTACCCAGGGGTTCCTGAGTACCTGAGTGATGGAAGCCGGAACCTGTTCCTGGCTTTCTCTGGCTGGGCGCCCCTCTCTCCAGCTATAAACAGAGGGGTGATGTTCTGAAGACATGAAGTTGTCAGCAGCAATCTCTGGGTGATTTTCCACAGTCTGCCCACTGTCTTCCGTAACCGTCAGGGCTGTGCCTctccaggcagcagcagcagcacttcCCACTCTGATCAGCGTTGGTAGCTGAGAGGAAGCACTGGTGGGCTGTGACTGCTGAGCCTTCCCCTGAGGCTCGGGCTTGGAGGGAGCCCTGTCCCAGGGACCAGGTTTGTGAGGCCTTGGCACCCTGGAAGCCCAATGTTGAATGCTGCCTGATCCTCCACAGCAGAGCCCACGGGCTGGGCTGCTTTCATTCAGGTCCTGGAGCTCCCACAGACAAAAACAGCATTTATAGCCTACCTGGGAAGATCTACAACCCTAAATTATTTTAGGAACAATGAAATCAGAATATTGAGCTGAGGAGTTGTTTCATTTGATAGGTTGAAGGAATCAAAGGAAAACAGTTGCAAAAACCAGGTCACTCCTCTATGCTCCAGTAAGAAGAGTAATAATAATGGGTATCAAATACTTGGCATGTCCCAGGCTCTGTCCTATAGTAGCCACTCCCTTCAGGAACTAGCTCCTCTACATAACGATGGGCAGCTGGCACCCAGAGCACCTGGCACATGGCCTAGCCTGCCAGATGCAGATAAGGAGAGATGGTGAATCCTTGTCTCGGTTCACCCTCTGTGAAGAGAAAGTGTGAGGGGAGAAGATAGATAAGATATGGTCCAGGATTAGCTAGGGCCTGAAAGGAAGCCAGCCTGGGAGACCGAGGGGAGCGCGTCCATAGTCTATCTCCACCCCCTGCCATGCAGTGTGGGTTGAGAACTCTGCTCATGCAGAGACTCAGTAGATCAGCAGACAGCTGCTGTAAGCAAATGTAGCTAGCAGTCCAGGAGCcccatttattcatttcaaatgcAGTATGCtgcagagaaggggaaaaaaggaatcaAGCCATTTGTAAGCCATAAGAAATACCCACAGGAACTCACATTTCCATCCAGATTTCAAGTTGGCATTTGGCTCTGACATCCATCTTACCGTTCAAGAACCCTAAGACCTCCATGGGTGAACATAACAAATGTCACCACCAGGCCGggattggtggctcatgcctgtaatcccagcactttgggaggccgagatgggtggatcacctgaggtcaggggctcTAGACCAGATTGACCGACATGGCCAAACCCCaattgtactaaaaatataaaaatcagccaggtgtagtggcgcgcacctgtaatgccagctactcgggaggctgaggcatgagaatcacttgaatctgggaggcagaggtggaagtgagctgagatcagagaggaaactctgtctcaaaataaattctaaaaattaaaaaacccaaatgtcaccaccaccactatcatcatccCTGTCTCACAGGTGAAAAAACAAACTCAGACCGAGGGACCTGGCTCAGAACGCACAGCCAGTCAGCAGCAGAGGCAGGAGCGCAGCCTTTTCCCTCCAGCTTCTGTTGGTCTGGAAAGTCCCCACCAAGTAATGCTGAGGCAGATCTTCAATCAGGAGAGAGACAGGGTCACCTGAGGGGGTCTGTGTCGCCACACTCCTAATCATGATCAATACTTAGCATGGATTATTTCGAAAGATGGTAGCAAAATATTCTGAGGACTCATGGACGAATCAGAGTCCAGGGAAATGTCCTGTGGTTGGAGAAGTGTCTCTGGGAGAATCACACACGAGCTCCTGACCAGGGGCGGCTAAACAGGAAAACCCTGGGCTCTTTATAGAATCCCACTCTTGTTGCCACGAACTTCATGAGAGTATGGGAAAggatgcttttttgttgttgttgcggAATAACAGTTAATTTTTCAAGACTATCTGGAAAGTTATGCCGGTGCTCTGGAGACActggtaaaaaaataaagtcacagaTTCCCCTCCAGCCTTTTACCAATAATTACCAAAACCTACTACTAATAACCTTCaccttttctgtctctgtctctctctttcacacacacacacacacacacacacacccctctgctCCTCTGCTCATATTTCACAGGGCTGGACAGAGATTTTATCTAAATGCACAGCTCTGAATTGCTAGGTGTCAGGAGAAGCTTGGATACTGTGTTATCCCTGATCACATTAGGTAAGATCAATGGGACAGTACttctatcactttttttttttgagatgcagtctccctctgttgcctaggctggtgtgtaGCGGCAAGATCTcgtctcactgaaacctccacctcctgggttcaagagattcttctgcttcaacctcccgagtagctgggattacaaactcaTGCtcccatgcctcgctaatttctgtgttttttagtggagacggggatttcaccatgatgcatgagcaccatgcccggctggcaCTTCTATTCATTTTTGAGTCTGAAGCCCACCCATACGCAGCCCAACATTTAACCTGGCTTCTTATATATAAACTGGCGATTTAATTCTTCTACAACT
Above is a window of Callithrix jacchus isolate 240 chromosome 8, calJac240_pri, whole genome shotgun sequence DNA encoding:
- the LOC100387042 gene encoding LOW QUALITY PROTEIN: putative uncharacterized protein encoded by LINC01599 (The sequence of the model RefSeq protein was modified relative to this genomic sequence to represent the inferred CDS: inserted 5 bases in 4 codons; deleted 5 bases in 3 codons; substituted 2 bases at 2 genomic stop codons), which translates into the protein MEVLGFLNGKMDVRAKCQLEIWMEMAPSKPEPQGKAQQSQPTSALSATNADQSGKCCCCCLERHSPDGYGRQWADXVENHPEIAADTSCLQNITPLFIAGERGAXARESQEQVPASITQVLRNPWFVRLESPRXRCLNLVSSVGPIPGLQLLIVIVSDHQRVDGEEEXKQGKIRKERHCIHLFTVWSWLRCVKDRSVAVISKPEHREAPREVKPQWEAEPLLDVLVGGFWGILHTXPSHLQEAGGPTRGHSVGGQPLDDCGQCVGEETGPVGGPHACWALPTALGTSLLFLVLLAQPFQSSGXMPVSSHTPAGTQTNTAALLNVCTSYCESVSE